DNA sequence from the Thermococcus gammatolerans EJ3 genome:
CTGAAGCGTAGTTGTCTATCGAATACCTGATCTGGATGTTCCTTATCGGTCCATCCCCTGTGTTCCGGAGAACTACTTTAGCAACCCAGAAGCCGAGTTTTGGATTGCCGTATACCTTGTAGGCACCCGACATTATCTGCTCAAGGCTGTAAACCTTGTACTCAAGCCTTCCCTTTCCCTTCCCACCAAAGGCGCCGACGTAGCCGGCCAAACCAAAAATCAAGAGGAGCACCAAAACCACCGAACCTATAACCCTGGGGTTCATAGCATCACCGGTCCAGAATAGGGCATCAAAGTACTTACGGCGTTGGTTTGAGAAAAATCGTCAAACCCAAACAGGGCAAGGGAGAAGACAGAAAACGCAAAAAGAAGTGGAGAAACGTTCAGCGCTTCATCGTGGAGAGGACTTTCGTTGTTACGTCGTTTCCTTCCCTGTCGTAAATCCTGTAGTAAGCACTGTATGGCAGCTTCATCTTGGCCCTGTGCATGGCACCGAGGGCGAACTTAAGGTGCTGCTCGTTCACCCAGACGGTGAGTATCTTCTGATCCTTCTTTACGCGAGCGGCGAGCCCGATCGGCTTTCCGAAGGGCCTGCGCATACCGTTTCCGTAACGGTCGGCCTTCCTTCCGGTGGCCATCGGGTTCTCACGGAGCACCTGGAACGGGTAAACGCGAATCTTGAAGTGGTAGTTGCTCCTGCC
Encoded proteins:
- a CDS encoding 50S ribosomal protein L16; this encodes MGLRPAKIDRDVDKPAYTRREYIRGAPGPKITIFDMGNLSAEFEYEVSLHAEQAMQIRQNALEAIRIQVNRYLQKNVGRSNYHFKIRVYPFQVLRENPMATGRKADRYGNGMRRPFGKPIGLAARVKKDQKILTVWVNEQHLKFALGAMHRAKMKLPYSAYYRIYDREGNDVTTKVLSTMKR